The Thermomonospora amylolytica sequence GCGGGCTCCCGGACGGCGCCGGCCGCCATACGACACCTGCCCGGAAGAATTCTCCGGAGACACGCGCTCCCGCTCCTGCAAACCGGTCGACGCGGGATCGACCTGCGAGGATGCGCTCGGCTTGGCGTAGCCTCCGCAGAGGGGTCCGCCTCATGGAAGGGGCTGCCGATGACTCAGCACCGGCATCCGCTGTTCGCCCGCTTCTACGCCCGTACCGGCCCGATGCTGGAACGCCGTGTCGGCGAGCACCGGCGTGCTCTGCTGTCCGGACTGGCCGGGCGGGTGATCGAGGTCGGGGCGGGCGCCGGAGCCAACTTCGCCCACTACCCGCCCGGGGTCACCGGTGTGCTGGCCGTCGAGCCCGAGCCGTACCTGCGGCGCGTCGCCGAGGAGGCCGCGGGGCGGGCGCCCGTGCCCGTCGAGGTCGTCGACGGGGTCGCCGAGCGGCTCCCCGCCGAGGACGGCTCCTGTGACGCGGCCGTCGTCTCGCTGGTGCTGTGCAGCGTCGCCGACCCCGCCGCCGCGCTGGCGGAGATGCGGCGCGTGCTGCGCCCGGACGGGCAACTGCGGTTCTTCGAGCACGTCGCCGCCGACACCCCCGGCCGCCGCCGGGTCCAGCGCCTCCTGGACGCCACCGTGTGGCCGCTGCTGGGCGGCGGCTGCCACACCGCCCGCGACACCGCCGCGGCCATCGAGCAGGCCGGATTCACCCTGGCCCGCCTGCGGCGGCTGGAGCCGGCCGACACCGGCATACCCTTCCCGACCGCCCCGCAGATCCTCGGCATCGCCACCGCGCCCGCAGAACGCCCCTGACCTTGCGTCCGGCACGAAGATCAGCAGCAGAACCGCAGGCGGTCCCGCGACTCCGCGAGCGCTCGGGCGGCGCGTTCCCGGTCATCCGATGCAGGACCGGTCCTGCTGCCCGCCACGTCCTGAGCCGTCCGTTATGACGCGTCGTCCGCATGCTGCGCGAGATCCGCCTCGACCTCGACCCGGCCACTCCGGTGACACCGCCGCCTCGGCGGCCCGGAGGGTTCCGGGGCGACGGCGTACGTCCCCCGGCTCCATGTACGGTGACGAGAGCCGTGTGAGGGACCGGGACGAGGTGCGCGTGTGCGGCGGGGGAGGGGACGTCGATGGCCAGCCGTATCACTGAGCTGGTGCTGGACTGCCGTGATCCGGAGAAACTCGCCGGTTTCTGGTGCGAGGTGCTGGGCTTCGTCGTGCTGGGGCGAGAGGGCGACGACATCGAGATCGGTCCCCGGGAGGGGTTCGGCGGCCTCCAGCCCACTCTTGTGCTCAGCCGGACCGACGAGCCCAAGAACGGCAAGCTGCGCCTGCACTTCGACCTCAACAGCACCGACCGGGATCAGGAGGCCGAACTCGAACGCCTTCTTGCCGCGGGAGCGCGGCTCGTCGACATCGGCCAGAGCGGCGAGGAGTCCTGGCACGTCCTCGCCGACCCCGAGGGCAACGAGTTCTGCCTGCTCCGGGCACGCGTCTCCTAGCGGGGGAGCGCCACCCGGGAGCGTGCGGCCGATCCGCGTCGCGGGGACGTGCGCGAGCCGTCGCGGCGGGACGCGGTGCGGGCGTCGGAGGAGGCGGTGGGGACGGGCACCCCGCTGGGCGTACGGGCCCCGGTGATGCGGACGAGCTCGCCGTCGCCGGGCCGCACGCGGGTGCTGTGCGGCGTGATGCCGGCGGCGGACATCAGCCGTTCCATTTCGCGGCGCTGGCCGGGCAGTACGAGGGTGACGACGGTGCCGGAACGTCCGGCCCGGGCGGTGCGGCCGCCCCGGTGGAGATAGTCCTTGTGGTCGGCGGGCGGGTCCACGTTGACGACCAGGTCGAGGTCGTCCACATGGATGCCGCGGGCGGCGACGTTCGTGGCGACCAGCACGGTGACCTCGCCCGCGTGGAACGCCTCCAGCGTGCGGTTGCGCTGGGACTGGGTCCTGCCGCCGTGCAGCGCGGCGGCGCGCACGCCGCTGGAGCGCAGCCTGCGGGCGAGCCGGTCGGCGGCGTGCTTCATGCCGACGAACATGATGACCCGGCCGTCCCGGGCGGCGATGTGCGCGGCCGCGTCCTGCTTGTCGGACTCGGCGACGTGCAGCAGATGGTGCTCCATGGTGGTCACCGCCCCGGCGGGCGGATCGACCGAGTGGGTGAGCGGGTCGTTCAGGAACCTGCGGACCAGCCGGTCGACGCCGCGGTCCAGGGTGGCGGAGAACAGCATCCGCTGACCCTCCGCCGGGACCTGGTCGAGCAGCCCGGTGACCTGGGGGAGGAAGCCCATGTCGGCCATCTGGTCGGCCTCGTCCAGGACGGTGACGTCCACCCGGCTCAGGTCGCAGTCGCCGCGGTCGGTCAGGTCGGCGAGCCGGCCGGGCGTGGCGATCACGACCTCCGCGCCGTGCCGCAGCGCGTTCGCCTGACGGGACAGGGACAGCCCACCGACCACCGTGGTCAGCCGCAGCCGCACCGCGTCCGCGTAGGGGGTGAGCGCGTCGGTGACCTGCTGCGCCAGTTCCCGGGTGGGAACGAGCACCAGCGCCAGGGGCTGCCGCGGCCGGGCGCGCCGGCCTGCGGTGCGGGCGAGCAGCGCCAGCCCGAACGCGAGGGTCTTGCCGGAGCCGGTGCGTCCGCGGCCGAGGACGTCCCGTCCGCGCAGCGTGTCCGGCAGGGTCGCCGCCTGGATGGGGAACGGGGTCGTGACGCCCTGGTTCCGCAGTGCCGTCAGCAGGGCCTGCGGCAGGTCCAGGTCGCGGAACGCCGAGACGGGGGATGACGGGGAGGGCGCGCCGTGGGCTGGCCGTCCGTCACCGGGCGGCCGATGAGCACGGCCGGTCTGGGTGTCGGACCGGGACGAACGGTCATGGCGCGGACGGATGGTGCGGGACATGGAAATGCCTTCCTCGGGAGGTACGTCGAGGAGCACTTCGCTGCACACAACCGGCCGGCCGCATGACCGGGCGAAGAATTCTCAAGAACGGACCAGGGAGATGACGGGCGGCGGATGCGCCGCCGGTCGCGTCGATACGGCCGACGCGGGCCTTGGACGCCGAACGCGATGTCACGCGTACCGGCGGGGAAATGACGGAACGAGGGTGGCGGGGCGCCGTGGGAACGGACCGGACGGCCCGGTCCCGCGGCGCCCTGCGCGCCGGGCGTCAGGCGGGGACGATGTTCTCCGCCTGCAGGCCCTTCGGGCCCTGGGTGACGTCGAACGACACCTGCTGGCCCTCCCGGAGCTCCCGGTAGCCCTGGGTGGCGATGTTGGTGTGGTGCGCGAAGACGTCGTCGCCCCCGCCGTCCTGCGCGATGAAACCGAAGCCCTTTTCGGCGTTGAACCACTTCACGGTGCCGGTGGCCATATCCGTCTCCTTTGGATCGATTCCCGTCCCGCACCTTGCGGGCCGGGGCGCCGCGATGACCCCATCAGGAAGATCCAGGAAACAAAAATGCGCCTGGGCTGAGCCGGCAGGCGCACATCGAGAAATCCATGGGAACCGCAACTGCCGCCCACCGTAACACGGCGACGCCCCGGCCGCCACAACCGCTCGAGGCGGGCGACGCAACCCCGGTCGTCCGCGTTCCGGGATGAACGAGGACGACCGGGGTCGCGGAGACCTACCGGGTTGACCGGGGTGCAGCGGCCCTGAGCTGGGGGGATCAGAGGGCGGGGCGGCTGCGGAGGAGGCCGAGGCGGCGTTCGGCGATGATGTCGCGGAGGATCTCGCTGGCCCCGCCGTGCAGCCGCCCCGAGCTGTTGAACGCCTGGGCGCCGTTCGGCATGGAGACCACCGCGTGCCGGGGACTCATCTCGACCAGCTGCAGATCCAGCAGCGCGCTCAGCGGCGACGCCTGGAACATCGAGCGGATGTGCTCGCGCTGGTCCTCCGGGAGTTCGGCGACGCGCATCGTGTCGTCCCGCAGTTCGGCGGCGTCGCTCACCGGTGACCCCTCCCACGGACCGGAACGGCACGGACCGCGTGCAGCATATCCACCCGCTTCCCCCGGAACGCCCCCAGCCCCACCGCCCACGACGAACCGGACACGCCTCAGGCGATGAGGTCCTCGAGGGGGGTGCCGGTGGCGCACAGGGGGCAGTTCCGTGGGGGCCACAGGGTGTTGTCGAGGTCGGCGACCACCTCCAGGGCGAGCCCGTGATCCTTCGCGACGGTGACGGCGTTCCGGCCCAGCATGAGCAGGGCCCCGATGGCCACGGGAACGGCTTGAGCGTCGTGGAGCGCGGACAGCGTGGCCCGCACGGCGGAACCGGCGTTGATCACGTCGTCGACCACGGCCACGCGGCGGCCGTTCACCGCGAACTCCGGTGGCAGGCGGTACCTGGCGGAGTAGAGGGCGCCGGCCTGCGGGACCGCGGTGCGCTCGGTGTAACAGAATTCGGCGTCGAGTTCGAGGGCGACCATCTGCGCGACGAACGCGCCGCCGCTGAGGGGGCCGCAGATCGCCTCCACGCCATGTGCGGCGAGC is a genomic window containing:
- a CDS encoding class I SAM-dependent methyltransferase; the protein is MTQHRHPLFARFYARTGPMLERRVGEHRRALLSGLAGRVIEVGAGAGANFAHYPPGVTGVLAVEPEPYLRRVAEEAAGRAPVPVEVVDGVAERLPAEDGSCDAAVVSLVLCSVADPAAALAEMRRVLRPDGQLRFFEHVAADTPGRRRVQRLLDATVWPLLGGGCHTARDTAAAIEQAGFTLARLRRLEPADTGIPFPTAPQILGIATAPAERP
- a CDS encoding VOC family protein, with protein sequence MASRITELVLDCRDPEKLAGFWCEVLGFVVLGREGDDIEIGPREGFGGLQPTLVLSRTDEPKNGKLRLHFDLNSTDRDQEAELERLLAAGARLVDIGQSGEESWHVLADPEGNEFCLLRARVS
- a CDS encoding DEAD/DEAH box helicase, whose product is MSRTIRPRHDRSSRSDTQTGRAHRPPGDGRPAHGAPSPSSPVSAFRDLDLPQALLTALRNQGVTTPFPIQAATLPDTLRGRDVLGRGRTGSGKTLAFGLALLARTAGRRARPRQPLALVLVPTRELAQQVTDALTPYADAVRLRLTTVVGGLSLSRQANALRHGAEVVIATPGRLADLTDRGDCDLSRVDVTVLDEADQMADMGFLPQVTGLLDQVPAEGQRMLFSATLDRGVDRLVRRFLNDPLTHSVDPPAGAVTTMEHHLLHVAESDKQDAAAHIAARDGRVIMFVGMKHAADRLARRLRSSGVRAAALHGGRTQSQRNRTLEAFHAGEVTVLVATNVAARGIHVDDLDLVVNVDPPADHKDYLHRGGRTARAGRSGTVVTLVLPGQRREMERLMSAAGITPHSTRVRPGDGELVRITGARTPSGVPVPTASSDARTASRRDGSRTSPRRGSAARSRVALPR
- a CDS encoding cold-shock protein, producing the protein MATGTVKWFNAEKGFGFIAQDGGGDDVFAHHTNIATQGYRELREGQQVSFDVTQGPKGLQAENIVPA
- a CDS encoding PaaI family thioesterase is translated as MSDAAELRDDTMRVAELPEDQREHIRSMFQASPLSALLDLQLVEMSPRHAVVSMPNGAQAFNSSGRLHGGASEILRDIIAERRLGLLRSRPAL
- a CDS encoding orotate phosphoribosyltransferase — its product is MRDELLSMIGARRGHFRLESGHHGDLWLEVDALFRRPARLRPAIGSLARRLAAHGVEAICGPLSGGAFVAQMVALELDAEFCYTERTAVPQAGALYSARYRLPPEFAVNGRRVAVVDDVINAGSAVRATLSALHDAQAVPVAIGALLMLGRNAVTVAKDHGLALEVVADLDNTLWPPRNCPLCATGTPLEDLIA